The following nucleotide sequence is from Desulfomonile tiedjei.
CAACTAAATGGGTCCAAAGAATCGTCAGTGGTAATAGTGTCCCATGACATGGAAGCGTTTCTTCCTGTCCTGGATTTGATGATGGTACTGCACGAGGGACGAGTGGCCGCGTTCGGGCCGCCGGCTGAGGTATGTGAGGACTTGGGGGATGATCCCGGAATGAGGAATTTGCTTCCGGAACTGGCCTTACTCATCCATGATCTCCGAAAAGCCGGCCATTCGATTTCATCCGCCGAGGTCCGGATTCCGGCTCTGGTAAATCGGCTGCTCGAACTGAGAGGGACTATTTGAGACGTATCCTGACGGTTTGGCTCATGTTGCTCATGTTGGCCGCCTCATCGGATGCCAATGCCCAGACCGAGCCGCGCTCGGTGGACGAAGTGGTGACGAAGGTGAAAGAGGTCTACTCGCGGGGCTGCTGCTTTAGGGCCACCTTCAACCAAGTTACCGTTAATGTCGCGATGGACCTGAAAGATTTCTTTGACGGCACTATATATGTGAAAAAGCCGGGACTCATAGCCCTGGATGTGGAATCTCCCGAACGGCAGAAAGTGGTCCTGAAGGGCCGCTCCTATGCAATATATTTTCCTCAGGACGGAACCGCGGCCCGCGGGGAAGTTCCCCCTGAAATCGATGTGGAGCATTTTTTCGGATTCTTTGCGAACATTGGGGACATGGAAAGAAACTTTTCCATTCAGTTCCCGTCCAGAATAATGGACAAGGATGAAAAGCTGATCTTCCTTGAACTGGCGGACAAGAAAAACCCTCGAAGCACTTTCAGAATAATGCTGGGGGTTGATTTCAACCTGTTTACTATAAGGCGGGCCATCGTTTACGACGCGCTGGGAAATTACAACCGCTTCGATCTTTCCAATATCACCTTTCTTCCTTCGATTCCCGAGGAACGTTTTGAAGTGGTTCCAGGCGACTTGGAAAAGACCGACCTTCCCCTCATACCATCCATGAAAGACAGTGGCCGATAATAAACTTTTCAACCTTGTCAGTCTTGGGTGCCCCAAGAATCGGGTGGACGCGGAAAGACTACTTTCCGTGATGACATCGGCCGGATTCGTTTACACGGACGAGATCTCCAAAGCACGCGTGATCATT
It contains:
- a CDS encoding outer membrane lipoprotein carrier protein LolA — its product is MRRILTVWLMLLMLAASSDANAQTEPRSVDEVVTKVKEVYSRGCCFRATFNQVTVNVAMDLKDFFDGTIYVKKPGLIALDVESPERQKVVLKGRSYAIYFPQDGTAARGEVPPEIDVEHFFGFFANIGDMERNFSIQFPSRIMDKDEKLIFLELADKKNPRSTFRIMLGVDFNLFTIRRAIVYDALGNYNRFDLSNITFLPSIPEERFEVVPGDLEKTDLPLIPSMKDSGR